From the genome of Streptomyces sp. NBC_01317, one region includes:
- a CDS encoding (Fe-S)-binding protein — MQLAAIIVSLVLGVVGVALFARAIAQIYRFVRLGQDVPAGTRTGEPRQRTLTVAKEFLGHTRMNRWGVVGVAHWFVAVGFFSLVLTLVNAFGQLFQADWLLPVIGDWTPYEVFVELIGALTTLGILTLIVIRQLSLPARAGRKSRFAGSNFGQAYFVEAVILVIGVAILLLRGLEGALHHADGYQAAYVISYPLVAAFKGLSLTTLQNLVYLIAMIKIGTSFVWMITVALKTDMGVAWHRFLAFPNIWFKRDAAGGTALGALLPMTSGGKEIDFEEPGDDDVFGVSQIEHFSWKGILDFSTCTECGRCQSQCPAWNTGKPLSPKLLIMSLRDHAHAKAPYLLAGGGKTMEGEEKATPEQLAGVPAAALAEAERPLIGTLEENGVIDPDVLWSCTTCGACVEQCPVDIEHVDHILDMRRYQVMIESAFPSEAGTMLKNLEKKGNPWGLQKKQRLEWTKEVDFEVPVVGQDVEDLSEVDYLYWVGCAGALEDRAKKTTKAFAELLNIAGVKFAIMGGDEKCTGDSARRLGNEPLFQQLGQENVALLNMAFGESDEDDEGADATTRKPRSAKRIVATCPHCFNTIANEYPQLGGEFEVIHHTQLLQHLVDEGKLVPVTPVEGLITYHDPCYLGRHNKIYTPPREIIASVPGLRSEEMHRHKERGFCCGAGGARMWMEERIGKRINNERVDEALSLNPDIVSTACPFCLVMLTDSVNGKKNEGAAKESIQVVDVAQLLLDSVRVPVGAVAVAPEPSPSPEPNPEPNPKPEPTQDEAPVQ; from the coding sequence ATGCAACTCGCCGCGATCATCGTGTCGCTGGTACTCGGCGTCGTCGGCGTGGCGCTGTTCGCCCGAGCCATCGCGCAGATCTACCGCTTCGTGCGACTCGGCCAGGACGTCCCCGCGGGCACGCGGACCGGCGAACCGCGACAGCGCACCCTGACGGTGGCCAAGGAGTTCCTCGGCCACACGCGGATGAACCGGTGGGGTGTCGTCGGCGTCGCGCACTGGTTCGTGGCGGTCGGGTTCTTCTCGCTCGTCCTGACGCTCGTCAACGCCTTCGGACAGCTCTTCCAGGCCGACTGGCTGCTGCCGGTGATCGGCGACTGGACTCCGTACGAGGTGTTCGTCGAGCTGATCGGCGCGCTGACGACCCTCGGCATCCTGACGCTGATCGTCATCCGCCAGCTGTCCCTGCCGGCCCGCGCGGGCCGCAAGTCCCGCTTCGCGGGCTCGAACTTCGGCCAGGCGTACTTCGTGGAAGCCGTGATCCTCGTCATCGGGGTGGCGATCCTGCTGCTGCGCGGGCTGGAGGGCGCGCTGCACCACGCGGACGGCTACCAGGCCGCGTACGTCATCTCGTACCCCCTGGTCGCGGCGTTCAAGGGACTGAGCCTCACCACCCTCCAGAACCTGGTCTACCTGATCGCGATGATCAAGATCGGGACGTCCTTCGTCTGGATGATCACGGTCGCGCTCAAGACCGACATGGGGGTCGCCTGGCACCGCTTCCTGGCGTTCCCGAACATCTGGTTCAAGCGCGACGCGGCCGGCGGCACGGCGCTCGGCGCCCTGCTCCCGATGACGAGCGGCGGCAAGGAGATCGACTTCGAGGAGCCCGGCGACGACGACGTCTTCGGCGTCTCCCAGATCGAGCACTTCTCCTGGAAGGGCATCCTCGACTTCTCGACGTGTACGGAGTGCGGCCGCTGCCAGTCGCAGTGCCCGGCCTGGAACACGGGCAAGCCCCTCTCCCCCAAGCTGCTGATCATGTCGCTGCGCGACCACGCGCACGCCAAGGCGCCGTATCTGCTCGCGGGCGGCGGCAAGACGATGGAGGGCGAGGAGAAGGCGACGCCGGAGCAGCTGGCCGGGGTGCCGGCCGCCGCGCTCGCCGAGGCCGAACGGCCCCTGATCGGGACGCTGGAGGAGAACGGGGTCATCGACCCGGACGTGCTGTGGTCGTGCACCACGTGCGGCGCGTGTGTCGAGCAGTGCCCCGTCGACATCGAGCACGTCGACCACATCCTCGACATGCGCCGCTACCAGGTGATGATCGAGAGCGCGTTCCCGAGCGAGGCCGGGACGATGCTCAAGAACCTGGAGAAGAAGGGCAACCCGTGGGGGTTGCAGAAGAAGCAGCGGCTGGAGTGGACGAAGGAGGTCGACTTCGAGGTACCGGTCGTCGGCCAGGACGTCGAGGACCTGTCGGAGGTCGACTACCTGTACTGGGTGGGGTGCGCGGGCGCGCTGGAGGACCGGGCGAAGAAGACCACCAAGGCCTTCGCGGAGCTGCTGAACATCGCGGGTGTGAAGTTCGCGATCATGGGCGGCGACGAGAAGTGCACGGGTGACTCGGCGCGGCGCCTGGGCAACGAGCCGCTGTTCCAGCAACTCGGCCAGGAGAACGTGGCGTTGCTGAACATGGCGTTCGGCGAGTCCGACGAAGATGACGAGGGCGCGGACGCCACCACTCGGAAGCCGAGGTCGGCGAAGCGGATCGTGGCCACCTGCCCGCACTGCTTCAACACGATCGCGAACGAATACCCGCAGCTGGGCGGGGAGTTCGAGGTCATCCACCACACGCAGCTGCTGCAACACCTGGTGGACGAGGGCAAGTTGGTACCGGTGACGCCGGTCGAGGGTCTGATCACGTACCACGACCCGTGCTACCTCGGCCGTCACAACAAGATCTACACCCCGCCGCGCGAGATCATCGCGAGCGTGCCGGGCCTGCGCAGCGAGGAGATGCACCGTCACAAGGAGCGGGGCTTCTGCTGCGGCGCGGGCGGGGCGCGGATGTGGATGGAGGAGCGGATCGGCAAGCGCATCAACAACGAGCGGGTGGACGAGGCGCTTTCGCTGAACCCGGACATCGTGTCGACGGCGTGCCCGTTCTGCCTGGTGATGCTGACGGACTCGGTGAACGGGAAGAAGAACGAGGGCGCGGCGAAGGAGTCCATCCAGGTGGTGGATGTGGCGCAGCTGCTGCTGGATTCGGTACGGGTGCCGGTGGGGGCGGTGGCTGTCGCGCCGGAACCTTCACCGTCCCCGGAGCCGAACCCGGAGCCGAACCCGAAGCCGGAACCGACACAGGACGAGGCACCGGTGCAGTAG
- a CDS encoding Yip1 family protein — protein sequence MAGFRIGRGRDNRTSRQQPQRQQQQQQPYGRQAPPPSYGGGGQPAPPYGQPPRPPQQQWPPTGGGQQYGGGQQYGGGRGGPAQGGGGAHGEPEYFGDPYGQQQPHQGQGGGQGADPYANNPGHTQMFSVNEDPYGDGAAYHAGAAAAPAGPRLPWKELLGGIVLRPAQTFLQMRDYPVWGPALTVTFLYGLLALFGFGTAREDTIDATLSTAVPYVLVTAVTFVIGGLILGVVTHTMARQLGGDGAWQPTVGLSMLIMSITDAPRLIFGVFLGGGNSLVQVLGWVTWIAAGFLFTTMVSKSHDLPWPKALGASAIQLIALLSLLKLGTL from the coding sequence GTGGCTGGATTCAGGATCGGACGCGGCCGGGACAACCGCACCTCGCGACAACAACCGCAGCGGCAGCAGCAACAACAGCAGCCGTACGGACGGCAGGCGCCGCCCCCGAGCTACGGGGGTGGCGGCCAACCCGCTCCTCCGTACGGGCAGCCGCCACGCCCTCCGCAGCAGCAGTGGCCGCCCACGGGCGGTGGACAGCAGTACGGCGGCGGACAGCAGTACGGCGGCGGGCGCGGCGGCCCCGCCCAGGGCGGTGGCGGCGCGCACGGCGAACCGGAGTACTTCGGCGACCCGTACGGCCAGCAGCAGCCGCACCAGGGGCAGGGCGGCGGCCAGGGAGCCGACCCGTACGCCAACAACCCGGGCCACACGCAGATGTTCAGCGTGAACGAGGACCCGTACGGCGACGGCGCGGCGTACCACGCCGGCGCCGCGGCGGCCCCGGCCGGCCCGCGGCTGCCGTGGAAGGAACTGCTGGGCGGCATCGTGCTGCGCCCGGCCCAGACCTTCCTCCAGATGCGGGACTACCCGGTGTGGGGCCCGGCCCTGACGGTGACGTTCCTCTACGGCCTGCTGGCGCTCTTCGGCTTCGGCACGGCCCGCGAGGACACGATCGACGCGACGCTCTCCACGGCCGTCCCGTACGTCCTGGTGACCGCTGTGACCTTCGTCATCGGCGGCCTGATCCTGGGCGTGGTGACGCACACCATGGCCCGCCAGCTGGGCGGCGACGGCGCCTGGCAGCCGACCGTCGGCCTGTCGATGCTGATCATGTCGATCACGGACGCCCCGCGCCTGATCTTCGGCGTCTTCCTGGGCGGCGGGAACTCCCTGGTCCAGGTCCTCGGCTGGGTGACCTGGATCGCGGCGGGCTTCCTCTTCACGACGATGGTGAGCAAGAGCCACGACCTGCCGTGGCCGAAGGCACTGGGAGCGTCGGCGATCCAGCTGATCGCGCTGCTGTCCCTGCTGAAGCTGGGCACGCTGTAA
- a CDS encoding calcium-binding protein: MRVSFTHLALLGAGAGLALAATAVGATAAQAEDGGSGNITIDKVVVNGGKPVVVGTTDVVSAKVSVTASDDSGIAGTTYISAFGPKPNYAQIWDDEISCVKVSATTSTCSGTLTFDPQASTGFVGNSAAATWKLGTLVSAHDADYIHRDAATTFKVQRYSKLTVNASPEPVKKGKTVTVTGKLSRANWDDNKYHGYTNQPVKLQFRKKNSSSYTTVKTVRSNSTGALKATVAASTDGYFRYSFAGTATTPAVSAAGDFVDVR; encoded by the coding sequence ATGCGCGTCAGCTTCACCCACCTCGCCCTGCTCGGCGCCGGCGCCGGCCTCGCGCTCGCCGCCACGGCAGTCGGCGCCACCGCCGCCCAGGCGGAGGACGGCGGCAGCGGCAACATCACGATCGACAAGGTCGTCGTCAACGGCGGCAAGCCGGTGGTGGTCGGTACTACCGACGTGGTGTCCGCCAAGGTCTCCGTGACCGCGTCCGACGATTCGGGCATCGCCGGGACCACGTACATCAGCGCCTTCGGTCCGAAGCCGAACTACGCGCAGATCTGGGACGACGAGATCTCGTGCGTCAAGGTGAGCGCCACGACGTCGACCTGCTCCGGCACGCTGACCTTCGACCCGCAGGCGTCGACCGGGTTCGTCGGGAACAGTGCGGCGGCCACCTGGAAGCTCGGCACGCTGGTCTCCGCCCACGACGCCGACTACATCCACCGGGACGCGGCCACCACGTTCAAGGTGCAGCGCTACTCGAAGCTGACGGTCAACGCCTCGCCCGAGCCCGTGAAGAAGGGAAAGACCGTCACGGTCACCGGCAAGCTCTCCCGTGCCAACTGGGACGACAACAAGTACCACGGCTATACGAACCAGCCGGTCAAGCTCCAGTTCCGCAAGAAGAACAGCAGCTCCTACACCACGGTGAAGACGGTCAGGTCCAACTCGACGGGCGCCCTCAAGGCGACCGTCGCCGCCTCCACCGACGGCTACTTCCGCTACAGCTTCGCGGGTACGGCGACCACACCGGCGGTCAGTGCCGCCGGTGACTTCGTCGACGTCCGGTAG
- a CDS encoding phosphoribosyltransferase produces the protein MRESLSYEEFGLAVRQLAQAVADDGYHPDVILGIARGGVFLAGGLAYALDCKNLSLVNVEFYTGVGTTLEMPVMLAPVPDLIDFTDKRVLIADDVADSGRTLKLVRDFCVGQVAEVRSAVIYEKSQSLVKCEYVWKRTDDWINFPWSVLPPVR, from the coding sequence TTGCGTGAATCGCTCTCCTACGAGGAATTCGGGCTTGCCGTGCGGCAGCTCGCCCAAGCCGTCGCCGACGACGGCTACCACCCCGACGTCATCCTCGGCATCGCCCGCGGCGGTGTGTTCCTCGCCGGTGGGCTCGCCTATGCCCTCGACTGCAAGAACCTCTCCCTCGTCAACGTCGAGTTCTACACCGGCGTGGGTACGACCCTGGAGATGCCGGTCATGCTCGCGCCCGTCCCCGACCTCATCGACTTCACGGACAAGCGGGTCCTGATCGCCGACGACGTCGCCGACAGCGGCAGGACGCTCAAGCTCGTCCGGGATTTCTGCGTCGGCCAGGTGGCCGAGGTGCGCAGCGCCGTCATCTACGAGAAGTCCCAGTCGCTCGTGAAGTGTGAGTACGTCTGGAAGCGCACCGACGACTGGATCAACTTTCCCTGGAGTGTTCTGCCACCCGTGCGATGA
- the dcd gene encoding dCTP deaminase produces MLLSDKDIRAELDSGRVRVEPYDASMVQPSSIDVRLDRYFRVFENHRYPHIDPAVEQSDLTRQVEPDGDEAFILHPGEFVLASSYEVISLPDDIASRLEGKSSLGRLGLVTHSTAGFIDPGFSGHVTLELSNLATLPIKLWPGMKIGQLCLFRLSSPAEFPYGSERYGSRYQGQRGPTASRSFLNFHRTQV; encoded by the coding sequence GTGCTTCTCTCTGACAAGGACATCCGGGCCGAGCTCGACTCCGGACGCGTACGTGTCGAACCGTACGACGCATCGATGGTGCAGCCGTCGAGCATCGACGTGCGGCTCGACCGGTACTTCCGGGTGTTCGAGAACCATCGCTATCCCCACATCGACCCCGCCGTCGAGCAGAGCGATCTGACGCGCCAGGTGGAGCCGGACGGCGATGAGGCGTTCATCCTGCATCCCGGGGAGTTCGTGCTGGCCTCGTCGTACGAGGTCATCTCGCTGCCCGACGACATCGCCTCCCGGCTGGAGGGGAAGTCCAGTCTGGGGCGGCTTGGGCTCGTTACTCATTCCACCGCCGGATTTATCGATCCTGGGTTTTCCGGGCATGTGACGTTGGAGCTGTCCAATCTCGCCACGCTCCCCATCAAGCTCTGGCCCGGTATGAAGATCGGGCAGCTGTGCCTCTTCCGGCTCAGCTCGCCGGCGGAGTTCCCGTACGGCTCCGAGCGGTACGGGTCCCGTTATCAGGGGCAGCGCGGGCCTACCGCCTCTCGGTCCTTTCTCAACTTTCATCGCACTCAGGTTTGA
- a CDS encoding zinc finger domain-containing protein, with protein MSEFTNHKAQQTLSVLRAIHLETLNLSWTHPEATLADFEHHLRQRVDSLETELEAKESAAETAIFTKPLSGPLADPERQRAFKHQESQRPSATDREAWWKRRREVLDEIKQQGLLEALDWECRDCGAQIGVACQTAGGRTKMEPHFLRATDAELPYRNAYGLR; from the coding sequence ATGAGCGAGTTCACCAACCACAAAGCGCAACAGACACTCAGCGTTCTGCGTGCCATCCATCTGGAGACCCTGAACCTCTCGTGGACGCATCCTGAAGCGACGTTGGCCGACTTCGAGCACCACTTGCGCCAACGGGTCGACTCCCTGGAAACGGAGTTGGAGGCGAAGGAAAGCGCGGCAGAGACAGCCATCTTCACCAAGCCTCTTTCAGGCCCGCTCGCCGACCCCGAACGCCAGCGCGCTTTCAAGCACCAGGAATCGCAGCGCCCTTCAGCCACCGACAGGGAGGCATGGTGGAAGCGACGCAGAGAGGTGCTGGACGAGATCAAGCAGCAGGGACTCTTGGAGGCCCTGGACTGGGAATGCCGTGACTGCGGAGCCCAGATCGGAGTGGCCTGCCAGACAGCGGGCGGCAGGACCAAAATGGAGCCTCACTTCCTACGCGCCACCGACGCCGAACTGCCCTACCGTAACGCATACGGTTTGCGGTGA
- a CDS encoding helix-turn-helix domain-containing protein has translation MDIEQPLLPGTSLGGTSPRAVWDGFHAPRLTQARRLAGLTKREVADGIGVSAAAVGQYEAGTNRPRPELIPRLADVLDVPIQFFVAGRPMGKVDSSMAHFRALRSTSGAQRERALGFVEQVWELTHALEKRVQLPPVNLPGFTGGEVCPGAELPEDPVGAARALRHHWGLGDGPVRHLVRRMEANGLIVVAPAEAEKAAAKVDAFSSSGLLRPVVVLTPNRADDVYRYRFSAAHELGHLVLHAGATGDVRSEREADAFAAEFLTPQKSIHPLLPQRVDLAQLAGLSQTWGVSVNSLVYRYRELGLVSDATISRAYQRLRGLSAQPGFAPQSVRGYPGEQPVMLSKAFELAERETGLTIRALAAELAWKPARVRELLGMPDSRPVLSLV, from the coding sequence ATGGACATTGAGCAACCACTACTGCCGGGGACGAGTCTGGGCGGTACTTCGCCCAGGGCGGTCTGGGACGGTTTCCACGCACCCCGGCTGACGCAGGCACGGCGCCTTGCTGGGCTCACCAAGCGCGAGGTCGCGGACGGTATAGGCGTGTCGGCAGCTGCTGTTGGCCAGTACGAGGCGGGGACCAACCGCCCTCGCCCTGAGCTCATTCCTCGGCTTGCCGACGTGCTGGACGTGCCCATCCAGTTCTTCGTCGCGGGCCGCCCGATGGGCAAGGTGGACAGTTCCATGGCTCACTTTCGGGCATTGCGTTCCACATCTGGGGCGCAGCGAGAGCGGGCCCTCGGCTTCGTCGAACAGGTCTGGGAGCTCACTCACGCGCTGGAGAAGCGGGTGCAACTTCCTCCTGTGAACCTTCCCGGCTTCACGGGAGGCGAGGTGTGTCCCGGCGCCGAGCTACCTGAAGATCCCGTCGGTGCTGCCCGTGCGCTCCGGCATCACTGGGGGCTGGGTGATGGCCCGGTGCGCCATCTGGTTCGCCGGATGGAAGCCAATGGCCTCATCGTGGTGGCGCCTGCGGAAGCTGAGAAGGCCGCAGCCAAAGTCGATGCTTTCTCCAGCTCCGGGCTGTTGCGACCCGTTGTCGTTCTCACACCGAATCGCGCCGACGACGTCTACCGATACCGCTTCAGCGCGGCCCACGAACTCGGCCACCTGGTGCTCCACGCGGGTGCCACCGGCGACGTCCGCTCGGAGCGCGAGGCAGATGCGTTCGCTGCCGAGTTCCTCACCCCTCAGAAGTCGATCCACCCATTGCTGCCGCAGAGAGTGGACCTTGCACAGTTGGCCGGCCTGTCGCAGACCTGGGGCGTGTCGGTGAATTCGCTCGTCTACCGGTACCGCGAACTTGGGCTCGTCTCTGACGCGACGATCAGCCGCGCGTACCAGCGGCTACGAGGACTCAGCGCGCAGCCCGGGTTCGCCCCGCAATCGGTACGCGGATACCCCGGCGAGCAGCCGGTGATGCTCAGCAAGGCATTCGAACTGGCAGAACGTGAAACGGGACTGACGATACGTGCGCTTGCGGCGGAACTCGCGTGGAAGCCGGCCAGGGTGCGTGAGCTGCTGGGGATGCCAGACAGCCGCCCAGTGCTGAGCCTTGTTTGA
- a CDS encoding GNAT family N-acetyltransferase — MPIKTLGPLKPPAYYKAADDGGLLVAIEAEQVIGYALFGLSIRSAHIRLAHLYVAEEQRGRSVARWLVGEIKEWYPQRLGIKAKCRCRSRHGRENVLAGCRRAARMRLFPRRRTFVPFRVRWMRRRVDHPAVSGLTASPRASEVRERCPASGAHGVRDVCCGPGPLGRAMADVG, encoded by the coding sequence GTGCCGATCAAGACATTGGGGCCCCTGAAACCTCCCGCGTACTACAAGGCGGCGGACGACGGTGGGCTGCTAGTAGCGATTGAAGCGGAACAGGTGATCGGCTATGCACTGTTCGGGCTCTCGATAAGGAGCGCTCACATCCGCCTGGCCCACCTGTACGTGGCGGAAGAGCAGCGTGGCAGGAGCGTTGCACGGTGGTTGGTGGGGGAGATCAAGGAGTGGTATCCACAACGGCTCGGCATCAAGGCCAAGTGCCGGTGTCGTTCCCGCCATGGACGAGAAAACGTGTTGGCCGGCTGCCGACGAGCTGCGAGGATGCGCCTGTTTCCCAGGCGGAGGACATTTGTTCCTTTTCGTGTGCGCTGGATGCGGCGTCGAGTTGACCACCCCGCTGTCTCAGGTCTCACTGCCAGTCCACGCGCGTCAGAAGTACGGGAACGGTGCCCAGCTTCCGGTGCTCATGGAGTCCGGGACGTTTGCTGTGGACCCGGACCCCTGGGGAGGGCCATGGCGGATGTGGGGTGA